In Streptomyces durocortorensis, a genomic segment contains:
- a CDS encoding ATP-binding cassette domain-containing protein has product MESPHGAAVRAEDFGLKGPRGWAFRNVEFSAEPGALVAIEGPSGTGRTCLLLALTGRMRTTEGHAEVGGLQLPKQAAAVRRIAALGPVPAVSELDPAFTVAEHLGERSLLQGRYGTSLRTLLRPRAERRAAAEARVDEALEAAGLDPAALPKSGRTSVRDLERLEALRLSVALALIGKPHLLAVDDTDLKLSDAERAEAWALLRSVAEAGTTVLAVCSEAPEDTHVVRTAPALAPAPTTEEETADAFAEAGRA; this is encoded by the coding sequence GTGGAGAGCCCACACGGCGCCGCGGTACGCGCCGAGGACTTTGGACTCAAGGGGCCGCGCGGCTGGGCCTTTCGGAACGTGGAGTTCAGCGCCGAGCCAGGTGCGCTGGTGGCGATCGAGGGGCCTTCGGGGACGGGCCGCACCTGCCTGCTGCTCGCCCTGACCGGCCGGATGCGCACCACCGAGGGGCACGCGGAGGTCGGTGGGCTGCAGCTGCCCAAGCAGGCCGCCGCAGTCCGCCGGATCGCCGCCCTCGGCCCGGTCCCGGCGGTCAGCGAGCTGGACCCCGCCTTCACCGTCGCCGAGCACCTGGGCGAGCGCTCCCTGCTCCAGGGCCGCTACGGAACCTCCCTGCGCACCCTGCTGCGCCCGCGCGCCGAGCGCCGGGCCGCCGCCGAGGCCCGGGTCGACGAGGCCCTCGAAGCCGCGGGGCTCGACCCCGCCGCCCTGCCGAAGTCGGGGCGCACCTCCGTACGGGACCTGGAGCGTCTTGAGGCGCTGCGGCTCTCCGTCGCCCTGGCGCTCATCGGCAAGCCGCATCTGCTCGCCGTCGACGACACCGACCTCAAGCTCTCGGACGCCGAACGCGCCGAGGCCTGGGCGCTGCTGCGCTCCGTGGCCGAGGCCGGGACGACCGTGCTCGCCGTGTGCAGCGAGGCCCCCGAGGACACCCACGTCGTGCGTACCGCGCCCGCACTCGCCCCCGCACCCACCACCGAAGAGGAGACGGCCGATGCGTTCGCCGAAGCTGGCCGCGCTTGA